From Candidatus Nitricoxidivorans perseverans, the proteins below share one genomic window:
- the tpiA gene encoding triose-phosphate isomerase, whose translation MSRPKLVAGNWKMHGSLAGNLSLLTAVRAGAAGLKNQMAVCVPAPYLAQAQSVLAGSDVAWGAQDVSRYAQGAYTGEVGAAMLKDFGCRYAIVGHSERRTYHGETDEAVAAKAESAIRCGLVPIICVGETLAEREANATGEVVTRQMDAVIARIGASGLAKSVVAYEPVWAIGTGKTATPQQAQEVHALIRARAAQADPAVAGGLLILYGGSMKPNNARDLMGQPDIDGGLIGGAALVADDFLAICAA comes from the coding sequence ATGTCCCGCCCCAAACTCGTCGCCGGCAACTGGAAGATGCATGGCAGCCTGGCCGGCAACCTGAGCCTGCTGACCGCCGTGCGCGCCGGCGCCGCCGGCCTGAAAAACCAGATGGCCGTGTGCGTACCCGCCCCCTACCTGGCGCAGGCCCAGTCGGTGCTGGCGGGCAGCGACGTCGCTTGGGGCGCGCAGGACGTTTCCCGATATGCCCAGGGCGCCTATACCGGCGAGGTCGGCGCGGCGATGCTCAAGGATTTCGGCTGCCGCTACGCGATCGTCGGGCATTCCGAGCGCCGCACTTATCACGGCGAGACCGACGAAGCCGTCGCCGCCAAGGCGGAATCCGCCATCCGGTGCGGCCTGGTGCCGATCATCTGCGTCGGCGAGACCTTGGCCGAGCGCGAAGCCAACGCCACCGGAGAGGTCGTCACGCGCCAGATGGATGCGGTGATCGCCCGTATCGGCGCGTCCGGGCTGGCGAAGTCGGTCGTCGCCTATGAACCCGTCTGGGCCATCGGCACCGGCAAGACCGCCACGCCGCAGCAGGCGCAGGAGGTTCACGCATTGATTCGCGCGCGCGCGGCGCAGGCTGATCCGGCCGTTGCCGGCGGACTGCTGATCCTCTACGGCGGGAGCATGAAACCGAACAACGCCAGGGATCTCATGGGCCAGCCCGACATCGACGGCGGCCTGATCGGCGGCGCCGCCTTGGTGGCGGACGACTTCTTGGCGATTTGCGCCGCATAA
- the nuoE gene encoding NADH-quinone oxidoreductase subunit NuoE, with protein sequence MSVLSLETVAQINAEIGKYPEGQKQSAVMSALRVVQTERGWVSKEAIEAVAAHLGMAPMAVYEVATFYNMYDLDPVGKYKITVCTNLPCALSGGVHAGEYLKDKLGIEFNETTPDGLFTLKEGECMGACGDAPVMLVNNIRMRCFMTPDEIDRLLGECK encoded by the coding sequence ATGAGTGTACTGAGCCTGGAAACCGTCGCACAGATCAACGCCGAGATCGGGAAATATCCCGAGGGCCAGAAGCAGTCTGCGGTGATGTCTGCCCTACGCGTCGTCCAGACCGAGCGGGGCTGGGTTTCGAAGGAGGCCATCGAGGCCGTCGCCGCGCATCTCGGCATGGCGCCGATGGCCGTCTATGAGGTCGCAACCTTCTACAACATGTACGACCTCGATCCAGTCGGCAAGTACAAGATCACCGTCTGCACCAACCTGCCGTGCGCGCTCTCCGGCGGCGTCCACGCGGGCGAGTACCTCAAGGACAAGCTGGGCATCGAGTTCAACGAGACGACGCCGGACGGCCTGTTCACGCTGAAAGAGGGCGAGTGCATGGGCGCCTGCGGCGACGCACCGGTGATGCTGGTGAACAACATCCGCATGCGCTGCTTCATGACGCCGGACGAGATCGACCGCCTGCTGGGAGAATGCAAATGA
- the pstB gene encoding phosphate ABC transporter ATP-binding protein PstB, producing MTEESKRPEPPKNLKTKAECRELNFYYGAFHALKNINLSIYEKQVTSLIGPSGCGKSTLLRSFNRMHDLYPGNRYEGQIVMHPDDTNLLSREVDPIEVRMRISMVFQKPNPFPKSVFENVAYSLRVRGIKNKSDLDDRVEQALKGAALWDEVAHRLNDLGANLSGGQQQRLCIARALASDPEILLFDEPTSALDPIATASIEELVTELKERVTILIVTHNMQQAARISDYTAYMYLGELIEFGVTDQIFIKPQKKQTEDYITGRFG from the coding sequence ATGACCGAAGAATCGAAGCGTCCGGAGCCCCCGAAGAACCTGAAGACCAAGGCGGAGTGCCGGGAGCTCAACTTCTATTACGGCGCCTTCCACGCCCTCAAGAACATCAACCTCTCGATCTACGAGAAGCAGGTGACCTCGCTGATCGGGCCGTCCGGCTGCGGCAAGTCCACGCTGCTGCGTTCCTTCAACCGCATGCACGACCTCTATCCGGGCAACCGCTACGAGGGCCAGATCGTCATGCATCCGGACGACACCAATCTCCTGTCCAGGGAGGTCGATCCGATCGAGGTCCGCATGCGCATCTCGATGGTGTTCCAGAAGCCGAACCCCTTCCCGAAGTCGGTTTTCGAGAACGTCGCCTACAGCCTGCGCGTGCGCGGCATAAAGAACAAGTCTGATCTGGATGACCGCGTCGAGCAGGCCCTGAAGGGCGCGGCGCTGTGGGACGAGGTGGCGCATCGCCTGAACGACCTCGGCGCCAACCTTTCCGGCGGCCAGCAGCAACGCCTGTGCATCGCGCGCGCGCTGGCCTCCGACCCCGAAATCCTGCTGTTCGACGAGCCGACTTCCGCGCTGGATCCCATCGCCACCGCGAGCATCGAGGAACTCGTCACCGAGCTCAAGGAACGCGTGACCATCCTCATCGTCACCCACAACATGCAGCAGGCGGCGCGCATTTCGGATTACACCGCCTATATGTACCTGGGCGAGCTGATCGAGTTCGGCGTCACGGACCAGATATTCATCAAGCCGCAGAAGAAACAGACGGAGGATTACATCACGGGAAGATTCGGCTGA
- the secG gene encoding preprotein translocase subunit SecG, whose amino-acid sequence MENMIYPLLLTAHILVGAGVIGLVLLQHGKGADMGAAFGSGASGSLFGATGSANFLSRATGILAAVFFLTSLSLAYLAGSKPKAEASGSLMESVQTKPAAPAPASDAPMGSKAKDIPK is encoded by the coding sequence ATGGAAAACATGATCTATCCCCTGTTGCTGACGGCCCATATTCTGGTGGGGGCCGGCGTCATCGGCCTGGTGCTTCTCCAGCACGGCAAGGGCGCCGACATGGGCGCCGCCTTCGGCAGCGGTGCATCGGGCAGCTTGTTCGGGGCCACCGGCTCGGCCAATTTCCTGTCGCGTGCGACCGGCATCCTGGCGGCGGTATTTTTCCTGACGAGCCTGAGCCTCGCCTATCTGGCCGGTTCAAAGCCCAAGGCCGAGGCGTCGGGCAGCCTCATGGAATCGGTGCAGACCAAGCCCGCCGCTCCTGCGCCCGCATCCGATGCGCCGATGGGATCAAAAGCAAAAGATATTCCGAAGTAG
- a CDS encoding NADH-quinone oxidoreductase subunit D, with translation MAEIKNYTINFGPQHPAAHGVLRLILELDGEVVVKADPHIGLLHRGTEKLAETRTWLQTLPYLDRLDYVSMMCNEHAYCLAVERLLGVEVPLRAQYIRVMMDEVTRILNHLLNIGTHALDIGAMTMVLYTFREREDLMDVYEAISGARLHAAYYRPGGVYRDLPDRMPQYKPNRFKNEATVKRLNAAREGSLLDFLEDFTDRFPGYLDEYHTLLTDNRIWKQRTVDVGVIPPDRALQLGFTGPMLRGSGIEWDLRKKAPYEVYDRMEFDIPVGTNGDCYDRYLVRMEEMRQANRIVKQCIDWLRKNPGLVITGDHKVAPPPREKMKSSMEELIHHFKLFSEGMHVPAGEAYAAIEHPKGEFGVWAVSDGANKPYRIKLRSPGFPHLAATEEMAKGHMIADVTAIIGTIDLVLGDTDR, from the coding sequence GTGGCTGAGATCAAGAACTACACGATCAACTTCGGACCGCAGCATCCGGCCGCGCACGGCGTGTTGCGCCTGATCCTGGAGCTGGACGGCGAGGTGGTCGTGAAGGCCGACCCGCACATCGGTCTGCTGCACCGGGGCACCGAGAAGCTTGCCGAGACGCGCACCTGGCTCCAGACGCTGCCCTACCTGGACCGACTCGATTACGTCTCCATGATGTGCAACGAGCACGCCTACTGCCTCGCGGTGGAGCGGCTGCTCGGCGTCGAGGTTCCCCTCCGCGCCCAGTACATTCGGGTGATGATGGACGAGGTCACGCGCATCCTGAACCACCTGCTCAACATCGGCACGCACGCGCTCGACATCGGCGCGATGACGATGGTGCTCTACACCTTCCGCGAGCGGGAAGACCTGATGGACGTGTACGAGGCCATTTCCGGCGCGCGGCTTCATGCCGCCTACTATCGGCCGGGCGGTGTTTACCGCGACCTGCCGGACCGCATGCCGCAGTACAAGCCGAACCGCTTCAAGAACGAGGCGACGGTCAAGCGCCTCAACGCGGCGCGCGAAGGCAGCCTCCTGGACTTCCTGGAGGACTTCACCGACCGATTCCCCGGCTACCTCGACGAATACCACACGCTGCTGACCGACAACCGCATCTGGAAGCAGCGCACCGTCGACGTCGGCGTGATCCCGCCCGATCGCGCGCTCCAGCTCGGCTTCACCGGCCCGATGCTGCGCGGTTCCGGCATCGAGTGGGACCTGAGGAAGAAAGCGCCCTACGAGGTCTATGACCGCATGGAATTCGACATCCCCGTGGGCACCAACGGCGACTGCTATGACCGTTACCTCGTGCGTATGGAAGAGATGCGCCAGGCCAACCGCATCGTCAAACAGTGCATCGACTGGCTGCGCAAGAACCCGGGGCTCGTCATCACCGGCGACCACAAGGTGGCGCCGCCGCCGCGCGAGAAGATGAAGTCCAGCATGGAAGAGCTGATCCACCACTTCAAGCTCTTCTCCGAGGGCATGCACGTGCCAGCCGGCGAGGCCTACGCCGCCATCGAGCATCCGAAAGGCGAGTTCGGCGTCTGGGCGGTGTCCGACGGCGCCAACAAGCCCTACCGGATCAAGCTGCGCTCGCCGGGCTTCCCGCACCTCGCCGCCACCGAGGAAATGGCGAAGGGCCACATGATCGCCGACGTCACCGCCATCATCGGCACCATCGACCTGGTGCTGGGAGACACCGACCGATGA
- a CDS encoding GGDEF domain-containing protein, which produces MMMTSSSLSFELRRQHYMGRCPGRPVAAVGQGADSLLRQIIAGRQLTALFQPIIDLNRGQIFGFEGLIRGPVDGPLHSPLKLFEAAEAHDMREEIEHLCRRVTLESYKQQGLPGRLFLNVSPECLLSPGARSGETLNSIRALDIDPSRVVIELTENQPTFDFELMREAVRHYRAMGFSIAIDDLGQGFSSLRLWSELSPEFVKIDRHFVQGVDSDPIKRQFLRSIQEIARKSGTSVIAEGIETDGEMRHVGGSGIALGQGYFFARPLAIPRVDLPGEMQEKLRRGGAARRARGDARGATPRAMDVVRDVPVADVNATTEEVYAIFEQHPGLQSLPILLGDRPAGLISRITLIDRYARPYRRELYGRKSCTVIMDPQPLLVEAETSLQELSFLLAEGDQRHLADGFLVVGQGRYYGYGSGHDVVREITRMQIEAARHANPLTDLPGNVPLNERIDAWLIERPVFQACYCDLDNFKPFNDVYGYSRGDDLIKLLAFVLRTHCHPETDFIGHIGGDDFLVLFGSDDWEARCQRILADFAHRVGDFFSAVDRERGGYATENRQGERVFVPLTSLSLGVVHVECDRYGAYHQVAAAAAVAKKEAKKMPGNSIFIERRRMEGEMGDVRQDDARQN; this is translated from the coding sequence ATGATGATGACAAGCAGCAGCCTTTCCTTTGAACTTCGCCGCCAGCACTACATGGGCCGATGTCCGGGCAGGCCGGTGGCCGCCGTCGGGCAGGGCGCCGATTCCTTGCTGCGCCAGATCATTGCCGGCCGACAGCTCACCGCGCTGTTCCAGCCGATCATCGACCTGAACCGCGGGCAGATATTCGGCTTCGAGGGGCTGATCCGAGGCCCGGTGGACGGCCCCCTGCATTCGCCGCTGAAGCTCTTCGAGGCCGCCGAAGCGCACGATATGCGCGAGGAGATCGAACATCTGTGCCGGCGCGTCACGCTGGAGAGCTATAAGCAGCAGGGTTTGCCTGGCAGGCTCTTTCTGAACGTCAGCCCGGAGTGCCTGCTCTCGCCCGGCGCGCGATCGGGCGAAACCCTGAACTCCATCCGCGCGCTCGATATCGATCCGTCGCGGGTCGTGATCGAACTTACCGAAAACCAGCCGACCTTCGATTTCGAACTCATGCGCGAAGCCGTGCGGCATTACCGCGCCATGGGCTTTTCGATCGCCATCGACGATCTCGGTCAGGGCTTCTCCAGTTTGCGTCTCTGGTCGGAGTTGAGCCCGGAATTCGTCAAGATCGACAGGCATTTCGTCCAGGGAGTCGACAGCGATCCGATCAAGCGGCAGTTCCTGCGATCGATACAGGAAATTGCGCGCAAATCCGGCACCTCGGTAATTGCGGAAGGCATCGAAACGGACGGTGAAATGCGGCATGTCGGCGGCAGCGGTATCGCCCTCGGCCAGGGTTATTTCTTCGCCCGCCCCCTCGCGATACCGCGGGTCGACCTGCCCGGTGAAATGCAGGAGAAGCTGCGGCGCGGTGGCGCGGCGCGGCGTGCGCGCGGGGACGCTCGCGGCGCGACCCCGCGGGCCATGGACGTGGTTCGAGACGTGCCGGTGGCCGATGTGAACGCGACGACCGAGGAGGTCTATGCCATTTTCGAGCAGCATCCCGGCCTGCAAAGCCTGCCGATCCTGCTCGGCGACCGCCCGGCCGGGCTGATCAGCCGCATCACCCTGATCGATCGCTATGCGCGCCCTTACCGCCGCGAGTTGTACGGCAGGAAATCCTGTACCGTGATCATGGACCCGCAACCCCTTCTGGTGGAAGCGGAGACGAGCCTTCAGGAACTGAGTTTCCTTCTGGCCGAAGGGGATCAGCGCCACCTGGCCGACGGCTTTCTGGTGGTCGGCCAGGGGCGCTACTACGGCTACGGCAGCGGCCACGATGTGGTGCGCGAGATCACGCGCATGCAGATCGAGGCTGCCCGGCACGCCAACCCGCTGACCGACCTGCCGGGCAACGTGCCGCTGAACGAACGCATCGACGCGTGGCTCATTGAGCGCCCGGTTTTCCAGGCTTGCTATTGCGATCTCGACAACTTCAAGCCTTTCAACGACGTCTATGGCTATTCGCGCGGCGATGATCTGATCAAGCTGCTGGCCTTCGTCCTTAGAACCCACTGCCATCCCGAAACGGATTTCATCGGCCACATCGGTGGCGATGATTTCCTGGTGCTGTTCGGCAGCGACGACTGGGAGGCGCGTTGCCAGCGGATTCTTGCGGACTTCGCGCATCGCGTCGGCGATTTCTTCAGCGCTGTCGATCGGGAACGCGGTGGTTACGCCACCGAAAACCGGCAGGGCGAAAGGGTCTTCGTGCCGCTGACGAGTCTGTCGCTCGGCGTTGTCCATGTCGAGTGCGATCGCTACGGCGCCTACCATCAGGTTGCCGCCGCCGCCGCGGTCGCAAAGAAGGAGGCTAAGAAGATGCCGGGCAACAGCATCTTCATCGAGCGTCGTCGCATGGAAGGCGAGATGGGAGACGTGCGGCAAGACGATGCCCGTCAAAATTGA
- the nuoF gene encoding NADH-quinone oxidoreductase subunit NuoF: MIVDAITPLLSAGWTKGDDGWRLKDYESRGGYQSLKRIFAEKKSPDDVIAEVKASGLRGRGGAGFPVGMKWSFMPKAAPLKYIICNTDEGEPGTFKDRDILRYDPHSVIEGMIIAGFAVGAKAGYNYIHGEIFEIYERFEAALAEARAAGYLGKNILGSGVDFDLFAHHGWGAYICGEESALIESIEGKKGQPRTKPPFPAQVGLYGKPTLVNNTESYASVPHIFRIGGQAYLELGKPNNGGTKLFSISGHVMKPGNYEVPLGTPFAKLLEMAGGMRGGRKLKGVIPGGSSSPVLPAEIIMDCTMDYDCIAKAGSMLGSGAIIVMDETVCMVKALERLSWFYYEESCGQCTPCREGTGWLHKILRRIEHGQGRPEDLDLLGSITGNIMGRTVCPLGDAASMPVNGFLKHFRPEFEYHIEHKKCLVSPELQKAGSTFHTRMMAGAAC, translated from the coding sequence ATGATCGTCGACGCGATCACCCCGCTGCTCTCCGCCGGCTGGACAAAGGGTGACGATGGCTGGCGCCTGAAGGACTACGAGTCGCGCGGCGGTTACCAGTCGCTGAAAAGGATCTTCGCCGAGAAGAAGTCGCCTGACGACGTGATCGCCGAGGTCAAGGCCTCCGGCCTGCGCGGCCGCGGCGGCGCGGGCTTCCCCGTCGGCATGAAGTGGAGCTTCATGCCCAAGGCGGCGCCGCTGAAATACATCATTTGCAACACCGACGAGGGCGAGCCCGGCACCTTCAAGGATCGCGACATCCTGCGCTACGACCCGCATTCGGTCATCGAGGGCATGATCATCGCGGGCTTCGCCGTGGGCGCGAAAGCCGGTTACAACTACATCCATGGCGAGATCTTCGAGATATACGAGCGATTCGAGGCCGCGCTGGCCGAGGCGCGCGCCGCCGGCTACCTCGGGAAGAACATCCTCGGCTCCGGCGTCGATTTCGACCTCTTCGCCCACCACGGCTGGGGCGCTTACATCTGCGGCGAAGAGTCCGCCCTGATCGAATCCATCGAGGGCAAGAAGGGCCAGCCGCGCACGAAGCCGCCCTTCCCGGCGCAGGTCGGTCTCTACGGCAAGCCCACGCTGGTCAACAACACGGAAAGCTACGCCTCCGTGCCTCATATCTTCCGTATCGGCGGACAGGCCTATCTGGAACTGGGCAAGCCCAACAACGGCGGCACCAAGCTGTTCTCGATCTCAGGCCATGTGATGAAGCCGGGCAACTACGAGGTGCCGCTGGGTACGCCCTTCGCGAAGCTGCTGGAAATGGCCGGCGGCATGCGCGGAGGCCGCAAGCTCAAGGGCGTGATCCCCGGCGGGTCGAGTTCGCCCGTGCTGCCCGCCGAGATCATCATGGACTGCACGATGGATTACGACTGCATCGCCAAGGCCGGCTCGATGCTCGGCTCCGGCGCGATCATCGTCATGGACGAGACGGTCTGCATGGTCAAGGCGCTGGAGCGGCTGTCCTGGTTCTACTACGAGGAGTCCTGCGGCCAGTGCACGCCCTGCCGCGAGGGCACCGGCTGGCTGCACAAGATACTGCGCCGCATCGAGCACGGCCAGGGCCGTCCGGAGGATCTCGACCTGCTCGGCTCGATCACCGGCAACATCATGGGCCGCACGGTCTGCCCGCTGGGCGACGCCGCCTCGATGCCGGTCAACGGTTTCCTCAAGCACTTCCGGCCGGAATTCGAGTACCACATCGAGCACAAGAAGTGCCTCGTGTCGCCCGAACTCCAGAAGGCCGGCAGCACCTTCCACACCCGGATGATGGCGGGGGCCGCATGCTGA
- the nuoG gene encoding NADH-quinone oxidoreductase subunit NuoG, with protein MLNIEIDGKQFQVPPGTTVIQAANQAGIYIPHFCYHKKLSIAASCRMCLVQVEKAPKPLPACATTVADGMKVFTHSELAVKAQKGVMEFLLINHPLDCPICDQAGECRLQDLSVGYGGTNARYQEEKRVVPNKDLGPLVVGNMTRCINCTRCVRFLQEIAGYQEMGQAFRGDRAEIMPFLGRTIDSELSGNIIDLCPVGSLTSKPFRYTARSWELARRPSIAPHDGLGSNVVVHVKNDRVYRVTPRENEAINECWLSDRDRFSYEGLNSADRLTKPMVKQGGVWKEVEWNQALDYASHALSGVAKEHGSAAVGALVSPAATLEEMALAAKLMRGLGSENIDFRLRQRDFSADGKRAGTPWLGMKVADLDALNRVLLVGANLRREHPLVAWRLRKSKAAVVQVSQPAELQALINAGDTAFDGILLGNQAQQHPGAATLAALSQQLAERLGAKVGWLVADANGVGGYVAKAVPGEGGLNAAAMISDPRKAYLVLGAEPELDCADGAAALAAMKQAQSVVVLTSFKSAAMLDTADCLLPVSPFTETSGTFINMEGRVQGFAAAVRPLGETRPAWKVLRVLGNLLRLDGFGQESSEDVRNEVLGGASEFVPGLDNTVSGVAIDLSDGAQAVAVPMYAVDPLVRRAASLQRTGIAREKV; from the coding sequence ATGCTGAACATCGAGATCGACGGCAAGCAGTTCCAGGTTCCACCCGGCACCACGGTCATCCAGGCCGCGAACCAGGCCGGCATCTACATCCCGCATTTCTGCTACCACAAGAAACTCTCCATCGCGGCCAGCTGCCGCATGTGCCTGGTGCAGGTGGAGAAGGCGCCCAAGCCGCTGCCCGCCTGTGCCACGACAGTCGCCGACGGCATGAAGGTATTCACCCACTCGGAGCTGGCCGTGAAGGCCCAGAAGGGGGTGATGGAATTCCTTCTCATCAACCACCCGCTCGACTGCCCGATCTGCGACCAGGCGGGCGAGTGCCGCTTGCAGGATCTCTCCGTCGGCTACGGCGGCACGAACGCCCGCTACCAGGAAGAAAAGCGCGTCGTGCCGAACAAGGACCTGGGGCCGCTGGTCGTCGGCAACATGACCCGCTGCATCAACTGCACCCGCTGCGTGCGCTTCCTCCAGGAAATCGCGGGCTACCAGGAAATGGGCCAGGCCTTCCGCGGCGACCGCGCCGAGATCATGCCCTTCCTGGGGCGGACGATCGACTCCGAGCTTTCCGGCAACATCATCGACCTCTGCCCGGTGGGTTCGCTGACGTCGAAGCCCTTCCGCTACACCGCGCGGAGCTGGGAACTGGCCCGGCGCCCCTCGATTGCGCCGCACGACGGCCTGGGCAGCAATGTCGTCGTCCACGTCAAGAACGACCGCGTCTATCGCGTCACGCCGCGCGAGAACGAAGCGATCAACGAGTGCTGGCTTTCGGACCGCGACCGCTTCTCCTACGAGGGGCTCAATTCCGCCGACCGCCTGACGAAGCCCATGGTGAAGCAGGGCGGCGTCTGGAAGGAAGTGGAATGGAACCAGGCGCTCGACTATGCCTCCCATGCCCTTTCCGGCGTGGCGAAGGAGCACGGCTCGGCGGCCGTGGGTGCGCTCGTGAGCCCCGCCGCGACGCTGGAGGAGATGGCGCTTGCCGCCAAGCTGATGCGCGGCCTTGGCTCGGAGAACATCGACTTCCGCCTGCGCCAGCGTGATTTTTCCGCCGACGGCAAGCGCGCCGGCACCCCCTGGCTGGGCATGAAGGTTGCCGACCTGGACGCGCTCAATCGCGTACTGCTCGTCGGCGCCAACCTCAGGCGCGAGCATCCCCTCGTCGCTTGGCGCCTGCGCAAGTCGAAGGCCGCCGTCGTACAGGTTTCGCAACCGGCGGAACTGCAAGCTCTCATCAATGCCGGCGATACGGCATTCGATGGCATCCTGCTGGGCAATCAGGCGCAGCAGCATCCGGGCGCCGCCACGCTTGCGGCACTCTCCCAGCAACTGGCCGAGCGCCTTGGCGCCAAGGTTGGCTGGCTCGTCGCCGACGCCAACGGCGTGGGCGGCTACGTCGCCAAGGCCGTGCCGGGCGAAGGCGGGCTGAACGCCGCCGCGATGATCTCCGATCCCCGCAAGGCCTACCTCGTGCTCGGCGCCGAGCCGGAACTCGACTGCGCGGACGGCGCAGCCGCGCTGGCTGCGATGAAGCAGGCGCAGTCGGTCGTCGTCCTGACCTCATTCAAGTCGGCAGCCATGCTCGACACCGCCGACTGCCTGCTGCCGGTGTCCCCCTTCACCGAGACCTCCGGCACGTTCATCAACATGGAAGGCCGCGTGCAGGGCTTCGCCGCCGCCGTCCGTCCGCTGGGCGAGACGCGGCCGGCCTGGAAGGTGCTGCGCGTGCTCGGCAACCTGCTCCGGCTCGACGGCTTCGGCCAGGAGAGCAGCGAGGACGTGCGCAACGAAGTCCTCGGCGGAGCGTCCGAATTCGTGCCGGGCCTCGACAACACCGTCTCCGGGGTCGCCATCGACCTGTCGGACGGCGCGCAGGCCGTCGCCGTGCCGATGTACGCCGTCGATCCGCTGGTGCGCCGCGCCGCGAGTCTGCAACGCACGGGCATCGCGAGGGAGAAGGTCTGA
- a CDS encoding NADH-quinone oxidoreductase subunit C has protein sequence MGEKLERLRQTLKSVFGDRIGEPVLALGEVTVECGGAAYAEVARTLRDHAELAFEQLIDLSGIDYSTFAGREGGRRYAVVCHLTSIRHNWRLRLRAFADDDEAPTLASVVDVWNGANWYEREAFDLCGIRFEGHPDLRRILTDYGFEGHPLRKDFPVSGHVEMRYDAEERRVVYQPVTVEPREVTPRIVREENYGRG, from the coding sequence ATGGGCGAAAAACTTGAACGACTCCGTCAGACGCTGAAAAGCGTGTTCGGCGACCGCATCGGCGAGCCGGTGCTGGCGCTGGGCGAAGTGACCGTCGAATGCGGCGGCGCCGCCTATGCCGAGGTGGCGCGCACGCTGCGCGACCACGCCGAACTCGCCTTCGAGCAGCTCATCGACCTCTCCGGCATCGACTATTCGACCTTCGCAGGACGGGAAGGCGGACGTCGGTACGCCGTGGTCTGCCACCTGACTTCCATCCGCCACAACTGGCGCCTGCGCTTGCGGGCGTTCGCCGACGATGACGAAGCGCCGACGCTGGCCTCGGTGGTCGATGTCTGGAACGGCGCCAACTGGTACGAGCGCGAGGCCTTCGACCTTTGCGGCATTCGTTTCGAGGGTCACCCCGACCTGCGCCGCATCCTGACCGACTACGGCTTCGAGGGCCACCCGCTGCGCAAGGACTTCCCGGTCTCCGGCCATGTCGAGATGCGCTACGACGCCGAGGAGCGCCGCGTCGTCTACCAGCCGGTGACCGTCGAGCCGCGCGAGGTCACGCCGCGCATCGTGCGCGAGGAGAATTACGGCCGTGGCTGA
- a CDS encoding NADH-quinone oxidoreductase subunit B — MSIEGVLKEGFVTTSLDQLINWTRTGSMWPMTFGLACCAVEMIHAGCSRYDLDRFGVVFRPSPRQSDVMIVAGTLTNKMAPALRKVYDQMAEPRWVMSMGSCANGGGYYHYSYSVVRGCDRIVPVDVYVPGCPPTAEALLYGIIQLQNKIRRTSTIARP; from the coding sequence ATGAGCATCGAAGGCGTTCTCAAGGAAGGTTTCGTCACCACCAGCCTCGATCAGCTGATCAACTGGACGCGCACGGGCTCCATGTGGCCGATGACCTTCGGCTTGGCCTGCTGCGCCGTCGAGATGATCCACGCCGGCTGCTCGCGCTACGACCTCGACCGCTTCGGCGTGGTGTTCCGTCCGAGCCCGCGGCAAAGCGACGTGATGATCGTCGCCGGCACGCTGACCAACAAGATGGCGCCGGCCCTGCGCAAGGTCTACGACCAGATGGCCGAGCCGCGCTGGGTGATGTCGATGGGCTCCTGCGCCAACGGCGGCGGCTACTACCACTACTCGTACTCGGTGGTGCGCGGTTGCGACCGCATCGTGCCGGTCGACGTCTATGTGCCGGGCTGCCCGCCCACGGCCGAGGCGCTGCTCTACGGCATCATCCAGTTGCAGAACAAGATCCGGCGCACCTCGACGATTGCACGGCCATGA
- a CDS encoding NADH-quinone oxidoreductase subunit A, with the protein MLENYFPVLVFVIVGLAFGCVPILLGWLVAPNRPDSEKLSPFECGFEPFGDARMKFDVRYYLIAIIFILFDLEVAFLLPWATIFKEIAGTPEIKVFGFVEMMVFLAILVIGYIYAWAKGALDWE; encoded by the coding sequence ATGTTGGAGAACTATTTTCCTGTCCTGGTTTTCGTGATCGTGGGCCTGGCCTTCGGTTGCGTGCCCATTCTTCTCGGCTGGCTGGTCGCGCCCAACCGGCCCGACAGCGAGAAGCTCTCTCCCTTCGAATGCGGCTTCGAGCCTTTCGGCGACGCCCGCATGAAGTTCGATGTGCGCTACTACCTCATCGCCATCATTTTCATCCTGTTCGATCTTGAGGTTGCCTTCCTGCTGCCTTGGGCGACGATCTTCAAGGAGATCGCCGGCACGCCCGAAATCAAGGTGTTCGGCTTTGTCGAGATGATGGTGTTCCTCGCCATCCTCGTGATCGGCTACATCTATGCCTGGGCCAAGGGCGCCCTCGACTGGGAGTGA